The DNA sequence GAGCACGTGATGGGCTATTGCACGAGTGTGGAGTACCACCGCTTCCTGCATCAGACGCCGATCTTCGAGCGGATGCTGGTCGAGGACGGCATCATCCTCATCAAGTACTGGTTCAGCGTGTCCGACAAGGAGCAGGAGCGGCGCTTCCGCGACCGCGCGGACGACCCGATGCGTCGCTGGAAGCTGAGTCCGAACGATGTCCTGTCCATCACGAAGTGGGAGGACTACTCCCGCGCGAAGGACACGATGTTCGTGCACACCGACATCCCCGAGGCGAAGTGGTGGGAGGTCGACAACGAGGACAAGCGCCGCGGTCGCATCAACACGATCGCGCACCTGCTCTCCCAGATCCCGTACGAGGTCGTCGAGCGCGAAGAGGTCATCGTGCCCGAACGTCCGGCATCCGGCGGGTACGAACGACCGCCCCGTGACATGACCTCGACCGTCCCGGACTACGCGAAAGAGCTGGAGAAGCGCCACAAGGACGAGCGCGTCGCCTCCAAGAAGAGCAAGAAGGATCGCGAGGCGGACGCCGCGGACATCGCCGAGAAGGAAGAGGAGAAAGAGGGCCTCTGAGCCGCCCTATCCCCCCGGTCGCGCTGGTGCCATAATCCTCCCAGCGGCTGTCTCCGGGGGGAGGTCGGCGTGTCGCAAGAGCAGACTGTCGAGTACGTCGACTCGCTCGTCGTCGGAAGCGGCTTCGGCGGATCCGTCGCCGCGTACCGGCTCGCGAGCGCCGGTCGGTCTGTCGTCCTGATGGAACGGGGGCGACCCTACCCGCCCGGGACGTTCGCACGGACACCGAGCGAATTCAGCGAGAACTTCTGGTCGCCGCCCGATTCGCTGTACGGCCTGTTCGAGACCTGGAGCTTCCGCGGCCTCGAGGGCGTCGTCTCCAGCGGCCTGGGCGGCGGGTCCCTCATCTACGCGAACGTCCTGCTGCGCAAGGATCCGGACTGGTTCGTGCACGATTCGCCGCTCCCCGGCGGCGGATACGAGAACTGGCCGATCAGCCGCGAGGACCTCGATCCGCACTACGACGAGGTCGAGAGGATGATGGGGGCTGCCCCCTACCCGTATACGGACACCTCGAAGACGGTCGCCTTCGAGGAAGCGGCACACCGCGCGGGTCTGCGGACGCTGCGTCCTCCGCTCGCGGTGTCCTTCGCGCCGGAGCGCGAGGGACGTCCTTCGGTGGGCCTCGTGGCCGCCGCGCCGTACGGCAACATCCACGGCTCCGAGCGCTTCACGTGCATGCTGTGCGGCGAGTGCGACATCGGGTGCAACTACGGCTCCAAGAACACGCTCGATCACACGTACCTGTCGGCGGCCGCACACGCCGGCGCGGACATCCGCACGCTCCACGAGGTCAAGGGGTTCCGCCGGCTCGACGGGGCGTGGGAGGTCCGCTACCGCGTGCACGATCCGCACACGGGCGTTGGCATCGACCGGGTCATCAACGCGACCCGGCTCATCCTGGCCGCCGGGACGTTCGGCTCCACGTACCTGCTGCTGAAGAACCGCGCCTCCCTCCCCGGTCTCAGCACCGCGATCGGAACGCGCTTCTGCGGCAACGGCGATCTTCTCGGCTTCCTGTTCAACGCCCGCGAGAGCATCGAGCGGACCGCGAAGGCGCGTCGCCTGGTGAGCAGCCGCGGACCCGTCATCACGAGCGCCGTGCGCGTCGGCGACCGGGCTGACGGCGACGACTCCGACGCGAAGGGTCGCGGATACTACGTGCAGGATGCCGGATACCCCGGGTTCCTGAACTGGCTGATGGAGCTCAGCCAGTTGCGATCGGTCATCTCGCGCAGCACCCGGGTGGCCGCCCGCATGCTGGCCTCGCGCCTCTTCGGCGAGGCGCGCTCGAACGTGTCGCGCGACCTCGCATCGGCGATCGGCAAAGTCTCGCTGTCCTCGTCCTCCATGCCGGTCCTCGGGATGGGGCGCGACCTGCCGGACGGCATGATGTATCTGGAGGGGGGCCGTCTCCAGATCGACTGGACCACGGCGACCTCGATCGACTACTTCGCTCACATGCGCGCGACGATGGCGAAGATCGCCGCCGAGCTCGGCGCGGAGTATGCGGACAACCCGCTCTGGTGGGCAAAGCGCGTGATCACCGTGCATCCGCTCGGCGGAGCGCCCATGGGTCGGCATCCGTACGAAGGCGTCGTCGACGCATGGGGCAAGGTGTTCGGCACCGAGGACCTGTGGGTCCTCGACGGGTCGGTCATGCCCGGTCCGACCGGACCCAACCCGTCCCTCACGATCGCCGCGTTCGCCGATCGTGCGGTCACACGCCAGCTCGATTCCCCCATCCCCCGTCGCCGTCGCACACCCGTACGAAGCACACCCGAGGAGAGGACACCGCCGATGGATGCCGAATCCCCCGCCGACCCGGATGCCACGTCGGTCCGCTTCACGGAGCAGATGAAGGGCTTCGTGAAGCTCGGCGCGAGCGATCCCCGCGACGCGTACGAGGACGCCCGTCTCCTGGATGAGAAGTTCATGTTCGAGCTGACGATCTCCACGCCCGACATCGACGGATTCGTCGCCGATCCGTTGCACGCGGGCTCGGCATCCGGGTTCGTCGACGCCGACGTCCTGGGCGGTCAGGTGCCGGTCGAACGCGGATGGTTCAACCTGTTCGTCCAACCCGGCAACGCCGCGGAACGGCGCATGATCTACCGGTTGTGGATCACGCCCGACTCCGGCGCACCCTTCACGGTGCTCGGCGTGAAGGATGTGCACGACGACCCGGGCTTCGACCTGTGGGATGACACGACGACCCTGTACGTCCAGCTGCTGACCGGACACGTCCCGCCGCCGGAGGGCGGCGAACGCGGCGACCTCCTCCCCGTCGGGCATCCCGAGGTCACCGGGGCCGGGCTGCTGCGAATCAAGCCGCTCGATTTCGCGAAGCAGATGACGACGTTCCGCACCACAGGCCCCGAAGGAGCGGCAGCGGTCGCCGGGTTCGGGAGCCTGTTCCTCGGTCAGCTGTGGGACACGTACGCCGGCCTCGCGGCTCGAGAGGACTGACGGGATGAGTCCCGAGACATCCGCCCGGACAGAGACCGCACCCGTGCGCGCGCCCGCGAAGTACGTGCGACCGGGGACGCGCGGCCAGGAGACGGAGATCATCCCGTTCGCGGCGGACGACGGTGTCCCGCTCACGATGCTGCATGTCACGCGCCCGGCAGCCCCGACCCCGCGCGGTCCCGTCCTCCTCGTCCACGGCGCCGGGGTGCGCGCCGAGATCTTCCGCCCTCCGCTCGAGCACACGCTCGTCGATGCGCTGCTGGACGACGGCTTCGATGTGTGGATGGTGAACTGGCGCGCTTCGATCGACCTCCGCCCGGTCGCGTGGACCCTGGATGATGCCGCCGCGTACGACTACCCGGCGGCCGTGCGCCTGGTCCTCGGCCGGACGGGGGCCACGACGCTGAAGGCGTTCGTGCACTGCCAGGGGTCGACCTCGTTCGTGATCTCGGCGATCTCCGGGCTCGTCCCCGAGGTGACGACCATCGTGACGAACGCGGTGTCGCTGCACACCGTCCTGCCCGCGTGGTCGGTCGTGAAGATCGGGGTGCTCTCGCCGATCGTGCGCCGCTACAGCCCGACGCTGTCCCCCAAATGGGGCTACCGGACAGAGGGAGGCTTCTCCCGCCTGCTGCGAAGCGTCGTGGTCGCGACGCACCCGGAGTGCGAGAACCCGGTCTGCAACATGGTGAGCTTCACATACGGCGCAGGGCATCCCGCGCTCTGGGCCCACCGCAACATCGATGCCGCGACCCATGACTGGCTGACAGGCGAATTCGCCGGCGCTCCCATGACGTTCTTCGCTCAGATGAGGGAGAGCGTCCGCGCGGGCCACCTCGTTCCGACGGGGCGGGTTTCTCTTCTGTCGACGGACTACACGGCGCCGCCCAAGACCGACGCCCGCTTCGTCTTCCTCGCGGGATCGGACAACCGCTGCTTCCTCGCCGAGGGGCAGCGTCGTTCGTTCGCGCACTTCGAGGCGATCTCACCCGGGCGGCATGCGTACCACGAGTTCCCGGGGTACGGACACCTCGACGTCATCTTCGGCGCGAACGCCTGGCGGGAAACGCACCCCACGATCGTCGCCGAGCTGAGGGCCTGACGAGCGGCGGATCCGCCCTTATGCGCCCGGGTAGTCGCGCTGTGCGGCGCCAACGTAGAGCTGCTGCGGGCGCCCGATCTTGGTCTGCGGGTCGGACTGCATCTCGCGCCAGTGAGCGAGCCAACCGGGCAGCCGGCCGATCGCGAAGAGGACGGTGAACATGCGCGTCGGGAAGCCCATCGCCTTGTAGATCACGCCGGTGTAGAAGTCGACGTTCGGGTACAGGCGCCGCTCCTTGAAGTAGTCGTCCTCCAGGGCGAGCTGCTCGAGCTCCTTCGCGAGATCCAGGAGCGGGTCGCTGACGCCGAGAGCGCTGAGCACTTCGTCCGCCGATTCCTTCACGAGCTTCGCGCGCGGGTCGTAGTTCTTGTAGACCCGGTGGCCGAACCCCATGAGCTTGACGCCGTCCTCCTTGTTCTTCACGCGCTCGACGAAGCGCTGCACGCTCTCCCCCGAGTCGCGGATGCGGGCCAGCATCTCCAGCACGGCCTCGTTCGCGCCGCCGTGCAGGGGCCCGTACAGGGCGTTGATGCCTGCCGAGATCGAGGAGAACTGGTTGGCGCCGGTCGACCCGACCAGGCGCACCGTGGAGGTCGACGCGTTCTGCTCGTGGTCCTCGTGCAGGATCAGCAGCCGCTCCAGGGCACGACTCATCACAGGATCGACGTCGTAGATCTCGCTCAGCACGCCGAAGTTGAGCTTCAGGAAGTTGTCGACGAAGCTCAGCGAGTTGTCCGGGTACAGGAATGCCTGCCCGATGCTCTTCTTGTGCGCGTACGCCGCGATCACCGGGAGCTTCGCCAGCATCCGGATCGTGTTGAGCTCGATGTGCTCGGGGTTGTGCGGGTCGGACTGGTCTTCGTAGTACGTCGAGAGTGCGGAGACGGCCGAGGACAGCACCGACATCGGGTGGGCCGTGTGCGGCAGCGCGGTGAAGAAGCGCTTCAGGTCCTCGTGCAGGAGTGTGTGGTGGCGGATGCGGTCGTCGAACGCGGCCAGTTCGTCCGCCGTGGGCAGCTCGCCGTAGATGAGGAGCCAGGCCACCTCGAGATAGCTGCTGTTCTTCGCCAGCTGCTCGATGGGGTATCCGCGGTAGCGCAGGATCCCCTGGTCACCGTCGATGAACGTGATCGCCGACTTCGTCGCCGACGTGTTGACGAATCCGTAGTCCAGCGTCGTGTGGCCGGTCTGCCGGGTGAACGTCGAGATGTCGACGCTCGGCACCCCGTCCGTGCCGCGCAGCAGCGGGAACTCGGCGGTGCGGTCACCGATCGTGAGGGTGGCCTTGTCCTGCTGGGTGCCCGATTCGCTCACGGCGCCTCCTCGCGATTCCTGGTCGTTCCGGGGGTCTCGACGCCCTGCGGATCGCATGGAGAGGCGTTTCCGAGAGCCGGCGTGATGGCGTGGGATGCCGCGCCACCGCGCCTCTACAGCCTACTGGCGTGTTCGGCATACTGCGGACACGACCAAAGGCATCCGGCATCCGGTAGAGGAATCCTCCCATGCACGCCGTTGATACCCGCGGTGTTCATCCCGCCGATCGGAGTCGCTCTGCGGCAGCGGCGATGCGCTCGTCCGTCGCTGTGAGGGAGAGCCGGACATGCTCGGGGAAATGCGGGCCGTAGAAGTGACCGGGACCGGAGAGGATGCCGAGGTCGGCCAGACGGCCGACGCTCTCCCACGCGTCGCGGGACTCGGTCGCCCAGAGGTACAGCCCCGCCTCGCTGTGGTCGATGCGGAAGCCGGCCTCCTGCAGCGCGGGCCGGAGCACGTCGCGGCGCCGCCGGTACCGCTCCTTCTGGGAAGCGACGTGCTCGTCATCGGTGAGCGCCGCGATCATCGCGGTCTGCACGGGCGCGGGCAGCATGAGCCCGAGATGCTTGCGGGCGGTGAGCAGACGGGCGACGATCTCGGGGTCGCCCGCGAGGAACGCGGCGCGGTAGCCGGCCAGATTGGACTGCTTGCTGAGCGAGTACACCGACAGGACCCCGCGTACGTCGCCCCCGGTGACCCGGGAATCCAGAACCGACGGGATCGCCTCGTCGGCCCACCGTCCGTCCCAGCCGAGTTCGGCATAGCATTCGTCGCCGGCCAGGACCGCGCCGAGCTCGCGTGCCCGACCCACGGCAGTGCGGAGGAGGGCGGCATCCAGCACCCGCCCGTCGGGGTTGCCGGGCGAGTTCAGCCAGACCAGTCGAGTGCCTTCGGGCCACTCCGACGGGTCGTCGGACGCGAATGGCGTCGCCCCCACCAGGCGTGCGCCGACCTCGTATGTCGGGTAGGCGGCACGCGGGTGCACGACCGTGTCGCCGGGTCCGATGCCGAGGAGCAGAGGAAGCAGCGCGACGAGCTCCTTCGAGCCGATCGTCGGCAGGACGTTCGCCGGCGTCAACGCGCTCACCCCGCGGCGGCGGGCGTACCACGCCACGATCGCCTCGCGGAGCGCCGGGGTACCGAGCGTCTGCGGATAGGCGTGCGCATCGGTGGCATCCGACAGCGCCCGCGCGATCACGGCGGGTGTGGGATCCACCGGCGAGCCGATGGAGAGATCGACGATCCCGTCGACATGGGCGCGGGCGCGCTCCGCGTACGGCGCGACGGCGTCCCAGGGGTAGTCGGCGAGGTCGGCGACGCCCATGGGCTGCTACGGCGCCTGCGGCGGGAGCGCGTCGATCACGGGGTGGTCCTTGTGGATCACGCCGACCTTCGCGGCGCCACCGGGCGATCCGACGTCCTGGAACCACTCGACGTTGGCCTTGTAGTAGTCCTGCCACTCGTCCGGGAGGTCGTCTTCGTAGTAGATGGCCTCGACGGGACACACGGGCTCGCACGCGCCGCAGTCCACGCACTCGTCCGGATGGATGTAGAGCATCCGATCGCCTTCATAGATGCAGTCGACGGGGCACTCGTCGATGCAGGCGCGGTCCTTCACATCTACGCACGGGAGAGCGATCACATACGTCACGGGTCTAGTCTAGGTCGCTCCCGGAGCCGGTATCCCCCGCGACCGGCCGCAGTCTGCTCGGCCAGGCGACGGCGATCACGACGAGGATCGGCACCGCGACGGTCCAGACGACGGCGAGATCGGTCTGTGCGACGATGACCGACCCACCCGGGCCCCGGCCGGAGAACGCGATCGTCGCGGCGATCATCCCGAGTCCCGCCGCCAGTGCGCTCCAGCGATCGCCGGTCAGCAGACGGACGGCCGCGAGGAGCGCGGCGCTGCCGATGACGGCGAGGACGAGGCCGAGCGGAAACCAGCCGAGACGGAACGAGTGGGCGATCGTGCCGGCCAGACCGTACACCGCCCCCACCAGGAAGGCGACGAGCCAGGTCGCGATCCGCGAAAGCGAAGACTGCACGCCGGACAGCCTATGCGACGGCGAAACGTCACGAGGCCCATCCCCACAGGCGCAGCAGCGCCGCCGCGAGAGCCGCCGCCGCGACGACGACGAGGAAGGGCGCACGCAGGAGCAGGAGCCCTGCGGCCACGAGCACCGCCGGGACCCGCGCATCGATCACGACGGCCTGGCCGGCGCCGAGAGTCTGGACGGCCACGAGAGCGGCGAGGAGGGCGACCGTCAGCAGATCGGCGATCCGCATCGGACGCGGTGCATCCAGCCATCGCTGCGGGATGAGGTAGCCGAGCGTCTTCCACACGACGCACACGATCGAGGCGATCAGGATCGCCGGCCACAGGGTCATGACATCGCCTCCGTCACGGCAGTCCGATCCTCTCCGGAACGTCTCCGGGCTCATCCGCCGGCGGACGCCCACCGCCCAGCCAGTCGAACCAGCCGACGATGACCGCGACCACGGCGGCGATCAGGACCGGTACGCCGGGCATGAGCGCCGGGGTCAGGATCGTCGCGACGACGGCGGCGGCGACCCCGACCGCGATGGGCTGCCGACGCCTCAGGCGCGGCCAGAGCAGAGCGAGGAACGCCGCCGCCGCCGCGGCATCCAATCCGTACGCCTTCGGATCTCCGAGGACGTCGCCCAGGAGCGCGCCGGCGACGGTGGAGATGTTCCAGCCGATGTAGATCGCGACGCCCGTCACCCAGAACCCGAGCTTGCGCGCGCGGGCGTCGGTCTGCGCGAGCGAGACCGCGGTCGACTCGTCGATCGTGAACTGGGCGGCGCCCAGGCGGCGCCAGAACCCGGTCCCGATGACGGGCGACATCCGCATGCCGTACGCGATGTTGCGGACTCCGAGGAGGGATGCC is a window from the Microbacterium lacus genome containing:
- the ppk2 gene encoding polyphosphate kinase 2 — its product is MAARMAKKLYESELMVLQAKLVDMQAWVQATGARIVVIFEGRDAAGKGSTIKRVSEYLNPRVTRIVALNTPSERDKTRWYFQRYVPHLPAAGEIVLMDRSWYNRAGVEHVMGYCTSVEYHRFLHQTPIFERMLVEDGIILIKYWFSVSDKEQERRFRDRADDPMRRWKLSPNDVLSITKWEDYSRAKDTMFVHTDIPEAKWWEVDNEDKRRGRINTIAHLLSQIPYEVVEREEVIVPERPASGGYERPPRDMTSTVPDYAKELEKRHKDERVASKKSKKDREADAADIAEKEEEKEGL
- a CDS encoding GMC family oxidoreductase, with the protein product MSQEQTVEYVDSLVVGSGFGGSVAAYRLASAGRSVVLMERGRPYPPGTFARTPSEFSENFWSPPDSLYGLFETWSFRGLEGVVSSGLGGGSLIYANVLLRKDPDWFVHDSPLPGGGYENWPISREDLDPHYDEVERMMGAAPYPYTDTSKTVAFEEAAHRAGLRTLRPPLAVSFAPEREGRPSVGLVAAAPYGNIHGSERFTCMLCGECDIGCNYGSKNTLDHTYLSAAAHAGADIRTLHEVKGFRRLDGAWEVRYRVHDPHTGVGIDRVINATRLILAAGTFGSTYLLLKNRASLPGLSTAIGTRFCGNGDLLGFLFNARESIERTAKARRLVSSRGPVITSAVRVGDRADGDDSDAKGRGYYVQDAGYPGFLNWLMELSQLRSVISRSTRVAARMLASRLFGEARSNVSRDLASAIGKVSLSSSSMPVLGMGRDLPDGMMYLEGGRLQIDWTTATSIDYFAHMRATMAKIAAELGAEYADNPLWWAKRVITVHPLGGAPMGRHPYEGVVDAWGKVFGTEDLWVLDGSVMPGPTGPNPSLTIAAFADRAVTRQLDSPIPRRRRTPVRSTPEERTPPMDAESPADPDATSVRFTEQMKGFVKLGASDPRDAYEDARLLDEKFMFELTISTPDIDGFVADPLHAGSASGFVDADVLGGQVPVERGWFNLFVQPGNAAERRMIYRLWITPDSGAPFTVLGVKDVHDDPGFDLWDDTTTLYVQLLTGHVPPPEGGERGDLLPVGHPEVTGAGLLRIKPLDFAKQMTTFRTTGPEGAAAVAGFGSLFLGQLWDTYAGLAARED
- a CDS encoding esterase; translation: MSPETSARTETAPVRAPAKYVRPGTRGQETEIIPFAADDGVPLTMLHVTRPAAPTPRGPVLLVHGAGVRAEIFRPPLEHTLVDALLDDGFDVWMVNWRASIDLRPVAWTLDDAAAYDYPAAVRLVLGRTGATTLKAFVHCQGSTSFVISAISGLVPEVTTIVTNAVSLHTVLPAWSVVKIGVLSPIVRRYSPTLSPKWGYRTEGGFSRLLRSVVVATHPECENPVCNMVSFTYGAGHPALWAHRNIDAATHDWLTGEFAGAPMTFFAQMRESVRAGHLVPTGRVSLLSTDYTAPPKTDARFVFLAGSDNRCFLAEGQRRSFAHFEAISPGRHAYHEFPGYGHLDVIFGANAWRETHPTIVAELRA
- a CDS encoding citrate synthase, encoding MSESGTQQDKATLTIGDRTAEFPLLRGTDGVPSVDISTFTRQTGHTTLDYGFVNTSATKSAITFIDGDQGILRYRGYPIEQLAKNSSYLEVAWLLIYGELPTADELAAFDDRIRHHTLLHEDLKRFFTALPHTAHPMSVLSSAVSALSTYYEDQSDPHNPEHIELNTIRMLAKLPVIAAYAHKKSIGQAFLYPDNSLSFVDNFLKLNFGVLSEIYDVDPVMSRALERLLILHEDHEQNASTSTVRLVGSTGANQFSSISAGINALYGPLHGGANEAVLEMLARIRDSGESVQRFVERVKNKEDGVKLMGFGHRVYKNYDPRAKLVKESADEVLSALGVSDPLLDLAKELEQLALEDDYFKERRLYPNVDFYTGVIYKAMGFPTRMFTVLFAIGRLPGWLAHWREMQSDPQTKIGRPQQLYVGAAQRDYPGA
- the dapC gene encoding succinyldiaminopimelate transaminase gives rise to the protein MGVADLADYPWDAVAPYAERARAHVDGIVDLSIGSPVDPTPAVIARALSDATDAHAYPQTLGTPALREAIVAWYARRRGVSALTPANVLPTIGSKELVALLPLLLGIGPGDTVVHPRAAYPTYEVGARLVGATPFASDDPSEWPEGTRLVWLNSPGNPDGRVLDAALLRTAVGRARELGAVLAGDECYAELGWDGRWADEAIPSVLDSRVTGGDVRGVLSVYSLSKQSNLAGYRAAFLAGDPEIVARLLTARKHLGLMLPAPVQTAMIAALTDDEHVASQKERYRRRRDVLRPALQEAGFRIDHSEAGLYLWATESRDAWESVGRLADLGILSGPGHFYGPHFPEHVRLSLTATDERIAAAAERLRSAG
- the fdxA gene encoding ferredoxin; protein product: MTYVIALPCVDVKDRACIDECPVDCIYEGDRMLYIHPDECVDCGACEPVCPVEAIYYEDDLPDEWQDYYKANVEWFQDVGSPGGAAKVGVIHKDHPVIDALPPQAP
- a CDS encoding DUF6113 family protein yields the protein MQSSLSRIATWLVAFLVGAVYGLAGTIAHSFRLGWFPLGLVLAVIGSAALLAAVRLLTGDRWSALAAGLGMIAATIAFSGRGPGGSVIVAQTDLAVVWTVAVPILVVIAVAWPSRLRPVAGDTGSGSDLD
- a CDS encoding AzlD domain-containing protein; protein product: MTLWPAILIASIVCVVWKTLGYLIPQRWLDAPRPMRIADLLTVALLAALVAVQTLGAGQAVVIDARVPAVLVAAGLLLLRAPFLVVVAAAALAAALLRLWGWAS
- a CDS encoding AzlC family ABC transporter permease encodes the protein MRQGLGVALATSAYGVSFGALAVAAGLDIWQTAVLSLVMFTGGSQFAFVGVIAAGGLPAAPAAIASASLLGVRNIAYGMRMSPVIGTGFWRRLGAAQFTIDESTAVSLAQTDARARKLGFWVTGVAIYIGWNISTVAGALLGDVLGDPKAYGLDAAAAAAFLALLWPRLRRRQPIAVGVAAAVVATILTPALMPGVPVLIAAVVAVIVGWFDWLGGGRPPADEPGDVPERIGLP